TTTTGAAGGGTTTCAAAGTGCACTATTTGAATCCTGGTCAGGAATTTGTTCATACCCCCTTAGTTCCCTTTGCAGTAGATGAGTTAAATGCCTCCGTCGGCGTCATGATAACAGCAAGTCATAACCCAAAAATGGATAATGGATATAAAGTGTACTATTCCAATGGGTGCCAGATTATTCCGCCTCATGATCAAGCCATTTCTAACGCCATCGACATGAATTTAGAGCCATGGGCGAATGCCTGGAACTTCGATGATATTTTAAGCAAAAATCTCAAACAGGGAAAATTAATGTATTCTAGGGAGGAAATGTTGAAACTCTATTTAGAAAAGATTTCTGATAATCTAGTTGAGACAACCCCATTGAAGCTCGAAGTAAGGTCTAAACCGTGGTTTGTGTATACACCAATGCATGGGGTTGGCTTTGACATTTTCAGTACCATCGTGAAAAAGTCGATGTGCCTGGTGGAAGGTAAGGATTATCTATGTGTTCCTGAACAACAAAATCCAGATCCTTCTTTCCCAACCGTTGGGTTTCCTAAtcctgaagaaaaaggcgCTTTAAATATTGGTATGAGATTAGCAGAAAAGCATGATATTAGTTTACTTATTGCCAACGACCCTGATGCCGATAGATTTTCTGTTGCCATAAAAGACATGCAGTCCGGTATGTGGCAGCAGCTAACAGGTAACGAAATAGGTTTCCTGTTTGCATTCTtcgaatttgaaaaatttaagaGTATGGATGAGCAATTTCAACAAACCCATCCATTGGCCATGTTAAGTTCAACAGTATCCTCACAAATGATCAAAAGGATGGCGGAGGTAGAAGGTTTTCATTACGAGGATACACTAACGGGATTTAAGTGGATTGGAAATCGTGCCataattttggaaaaggaagGTTACTATGTTCCCTTTGGTTTCGAGGAAGCAATAGGTTACATGTTTCCGGCAATGGAGCATGATAAAGATGGAATCAGCGCCTCCGTTGTCTTTTTACAAGCTTACTGTAAATGGAAGTTAGCTAATAATCTAGACCCCATAAACGTCTTAGAAAATGGTTTTAAAAAGTATGGCGTATTTAAGGAATACAATGGCTATTATATTGTTCCAAACCCAATCGttacaaaagaaatatttaaaTATATCAGAGATGTCTACACTCCTAGGAACGTACCATATCCTCCTTATATTGGTGAAGAAATCAGAGTACTTTGCTATCGAGATTTAACCACTGGGTATCAATCTGATACTCTCGACCATAAGCCTACCCTCCCCGTGGATCCCACTTCACAAATGATAACAGTATTTGCCAGACCAAATGACAGCAATGGGAACGAGCATATCCGTTTCACGATTCGCGGGTCAGGAACAGAACCCAAGCTCAAAGTTTACATTGAAACACGAgccaatgaagaaagaagagcaTCTTTCTTGGCGAAATTAACCTGGGATGTGCTAAGACGTGAATGGTTTAGGCCGGAAAAGACAAATATCACcacaaatttttgaaactgaGATTCCCGATCAGCCTACACATTCAGGACAAAGccataaaaataatataccatgtgtttgttttttatatCTATACTTATATTAATATAAATTTAACGAATTTATGCTTCGAGACTTTTCCTCTGACACTTTTTTCGCTCATTCCAGACGGTTTCAAGCATGTAAGTGACGCTAATAAGGACACCAAGAGAAGCTAGCCCAATGCCCAAATATACGGCAGCCCGGTAACCTTCCAACACATTCTTTCCGcttttattgatttgatGTTCAACGGTAGCTCCCATTCCAAGGCATAGAGATGCTGAATAATTAATAACTGTGTTTACTAATGAACCAGCCATACCTTGATATTGCATTGGTAGACCGTCGCTTAATATAATCGATGAAGCAGGGAATGATAGATCCATACCAAAACATAATACAGCCTGCATTGCAAAGTTTAACTTCCAATAGCTTTGCTCTACTGGCAACACACTAAACATTATCGAACCGGCATCAAATGCCATCAGGGCGaaacataataataaagcTGGCCCTAGTCTCTTGATGGAAAAGGCAACAAAAAATGCAGCAATAGTACCAAAAAtagcaaaaacaaaatacgTACCACCGGTCCAAACAGGGCTATAATGCCTCAAGTTTAGTTGAAACGAAACGTAATAGAATGTCCAGATACCAAACGAACCCCATCCCACGAATACGGCCAACAAAATCATAATCATATGACGGTTCTTCGTCACTGCATGTGGTAGAAGAGGAACTTCGGCGTATTTAATCtcataaacaaaaaacgCAACAAGGAAAAACACCGAGACTACCAGCAGAACAATAATATAAGCTTTATCCCAACCTGCTATTGGGGCTTCATTCCAAACAAAGTTGAAGAGAATCAATCCGATAACAGCAAGAACGGAACCGGTCCAATCCATAGAAAGGCCGTGAACATTTGTTGGTACATTATTTGGGATAGAATACCAGGCCATTAACATACTGATAAACGTTGCAATACCAAAGGCATAAAACACCCAGGGCCACTGGTTGGGGTCCTCAGTGACAATCAATCCTCCGAATACCCCCCCAAACAGGGCTCCTGTCGGACCGCATGCACCAATGACACTAATGACGAGGTTTTTCCTTAAAGAACCAACCTTATAAACATGGCCAACCAGCCCCATAATATTTGGTAGAATAAAGGCAATTCCCACTCCTTGAAATGCACGACATGTAATGAAGAATGAATCGTTATTAGAATATTTGGAAAGGCCCGAGATGATTGACCAAACAATTATGATGACATAACCAATCattaacatttttttcaatccaTAAATATCTCCCAGCCTCCCACTAATGAGGATAAAAGAGCCAGCAGCCAAGGGGAAAGATGCCATTAACCATGCCTGATTATTGGACTCTGAACcgaaagattttgaaagtacATTCATTATACAGAGTGCGTGTGTTTGGCCCGCTTGATTTAGCAGTTGTGCTAGCATGCATGTGCCTATGAACATTAGTTCCTTGCCGAAGGAACTAAAATAAGTGGGGTCTTGCCATGGCGAATCATTAGATATTTGATTTGATTTGCTCGAGGAAGCAACTGTAGTCACTTCTTCATCTGTGGAAACAATTACTTTGTCTTCCtctttcattgaaattttatcatttACCGGCGAGCTCGTGCCCTGCACGCTCATCTTCCTCTCAAAGCTTGGGAGCATTTATACGGCCTAATCAATCAACTTCTGTTGTATATTATTGGGGTTGCATTTTAGTGGTTGAGAACTACATGGTAGTGCCTTATATACCATTTTTTAAATGAGGTAAAATCCCTTAATTTCCATTCGAAAAGTTGAAATAGAAACCTTGGCTGGTAACCATGGCAATGGTGTAGCCAAATCTTCGTCATGCAATTGTTATCTCGCAAACTAGCTCCCTGCAGAAAATAAGGCAAATTTACGCGTTTACGCGTTCCACGAACATTTGCATAGAATCGAAAGGAGAATTTTGCTCAATGTATATACGAGACACGTTTTTGGCGTCGCATTACTTGCGCTATTGTGCGCACCCTGTTGCTTTTGTTCTACTTTCCTTGCAGGTTCCGCGCTGTCAAACGGTGTTCTTCCGGTTAGGTAACCATAGAAACCGGCGAAAAATCTCCTGAAATTCTTCGATTAAATAACCAAAAGAGAACAGTCACGCCCCAGTGTAGTTTTTGGCGTCCCAgatcgtcttcttctttcctttcctGAAGATTTCTTCCAGCATCCATAGGCTGATAAAAGCTACGCGTATCTGCATGTCTTGACATCGTATGTAAGAATATTGTTTGTTTTATGAATACTTGAGAATATCCCACTTACATATTACTATGAAATAAAATGCTACTTAGCATTTTGCCATTGGAATAAATCAGGTAAATTGTCGGCATTAGAACTTCCACCACTGAAACCTTTCGACTGGTCTGTACTGTAACGATGTTTCTGGGGGCGTCTTGGACCACGATGTGATGTAGAGGGACCTgaagaagttctcctcatttGAAACAATGTGGAAGGCGCATCTAACTGACCGTTATTTGCATTTTTCGGGTTCTTTTGGGAGTAGCCATTGCTTTTTGAATCGTTACCAGACGATGAAGATCTTTGAATGTCAGCAGTTCTAGTACTTATTGACGACATTATTCCTTGACTCAAAATCGAGTCAGCGTGGTTCAATACCTCTCTGGCATTAGTATGGGATCGATCCAAGTCATCATTAAACGTGGAATCCAAGATGATACTGTTTTTACTCCGATTTGACGTAGTGGATGTCGTGTTAGTATTTGAGATATCCGGCGTATCCACTAATAATGGAGCTAGCCCAAGTGATGCGTCGACAATGTAATCATAATCCACCCCCGAATAATTAACGTTTGTCATGAAATTATTAAAGTTCCCGAAATCATTAAAGTCACAATTATCCATTCCATGCTTTGCATTTCCAGTAATACTGCTTTGGCTCTCATTACTAGCACTTGAGGCTGGTTTGAAATTTGAGCCGGTGTTTGAGCCAGCTCTATTATTAGTTCCTGTATCCTGAGCTGCGGAGTTCTGATCGTTCTGATAGAGAAAGTTGTTGATACTAATGC
The window above is part of the Saccharomyces kudriavzevii IFO 1802 strain IFO1802 genome assembly, chromosome: 13 genome. Proteins encoded here:
- the PRM15 gene encoding phosphoribomutase PRM15 (similar to Saccharomyces cerevisiae PGM3 (YMR278W); ancestral locus Anc_8.840), with product MSQQFLGTIPSDLKGPISLWFDQDRDPETIEEVTALCKKSDWDELHKRFDTRIQFGTAGLRSQMQAGFSRMNNLVIIQASQGLATYIRQQFPNNLVAVVGHDHRFHSKKFARATATAFLLKGFKVHYLNPGQEFVHTPLVPFAVDELNASVGVMITASHNPKMDNGYKVYYSNGCQIIPPHDQAISNAIDMNLEPWANAWNFDDILSKNLKQGKLMYSREEMLKLYLEKISDNLVETTPLKLEVRSKPWFVYTPMHGVGFDIFSTIVKKSMCLVEGKDYLCVPEQQNPDPSFPTVGFPNPEEKGALNIGMRLAEKHDISLLIANDPDADRFSVAIKDMQSGMWQQLTGNEIGFLFAFFEFEKFKSMDEQFQQTHPLAMLSSTVSSQMIKRMAEVEGFHYEDTLTGFKWIGNRAIILEKEGYYVPFGFEEAIGYMFPAMEHDKDGISASVVFLQAYCKWKLANNLDPINVLENGFKKYGVFKEYNGYYIVPNPIVTKEIFKYIRDVYTPRNVPYPPYIGEEIRVLCYRDLTTGYQSDTLDHKPTLPVDPTSQMITVFARPNDSNGNEHIRFTIRGSGTEPKLKVYIETRANEERRASFLAKLTWDVLRREWFRPEKTNITTNF
- the ATR2 gene encoding Atr2p — its product is MLPSFERKMSVQGTSSPVNDKISMKEEDKVIVSTDEEVTTVASSSKSNQISNDSPWQDPTYFSSFGKELMFIGTCMLAQLLNQAGQTHALCIMNVLSKSFGSESNNQAWLMASFPLAAGSFILISGRLGDIYGLKKMLMIGYVIIIVWSIISGLSKYSNNDSFFITCRAFQGVGIAFILPNIMGLVGHVYKVGSLRKNLVISVIGACGPTGALFGGVFGGLIVTEDPNQWPWVFYAFGIATFISMLMAWYSIPNNVPTNVHGLSMDWTGSVLAVIGLILFNFVWNEAPIAGWDKAYIIVLLVVSVFFLVAFFVYEIKYAEVPLLPHAVTKNRHMIMILLAVFVGWGSFGIWTFYYVSFQLNLRHYSPVWTGGTYFVFAIFGTIAAFFVAFSIKRLGPALLLCFALMAFDAGSIMFSVLPVEQSYWKLNFAMQAVLCFGMDLSFPASSIILSDGLPMQYQGMAGSLVNTVINYSASLCLGMGATVEHQINKSGKNVLEGYRAAVYLGIGLASLGVLISVTYMLETVWNERKKCQRKSLEA